One segment of Fuscovulum ytuae DNA contains the following:
- the cueR gene encoding Cu(I)-responsive transcriptional regulator, with protein MNISQVAERAGLPAKTIRYYEEIGLIRPLRGANGYRAFRESDLHKLSFLGRARGLGFTIEECRKLLALYEDRERASADVKALAEAHLRDMEGKIAELRAMQATLRDLVDSCAGDHRPDCPILTGLAEGRSEGGCCD; from the coding sequence ATGAATATCAGTCAGGTGGCCGAGCGCGCGGGCCTTCCGGCCAAGACCATCCGCTATTACGAAGAGATCGGGCTGATCCGGCCCTTGCGGGGCGCGAATGGCTATCGTGCCTTCCGCGAAAGCGACCTGCACAAGTTGTCCTTCCTGGGGCGGGCGCGGGGGTTGGGGTTCACCATCGAAGAGTGCCGCAAGCTCTTGGCGCTGTATGAGGATCGCGAAAGGGCCAGTGCGGATGTCAAAGCCTTGGCCGAGGCGCATCTGCGCGACATGGAGGGCAAGATCGCCGAATTGCGCGCAATGCAGGCCACCTTGCGCGATCTGGTGGACAGTTGTGCAGGCGACCACAGGCCGGATTGCCCGATTTTGACGGGGCTGGCAGAAGGGCGCAGCGAGGGCGGCTGTTGCGATTAA
- a CDS encoding heavy metal translocating P-type ATPase: MTDAALSLSAAPNPAAPVADRSLRLRLEGMTCASCVLRAERVLMAQPGVARATVNLSTETADIAYAAPAKPADLAAALAKAGYPAREVTVVLGVEGMTCAACTGRVERVLRAQPGVKEAVANLALRRATVTLFEGGADAEALAAAVTKAGYAASPIEQAAPHDPVAEQQRLARDTLIAAVLTAPVFVVEMGGHLVPAFHHWVMGLIPMQALWGAQFLLVAAVLIGPGRRFFAKGIPALLRGSPDMNALVAVGTGAAFAYSTVVTFAPALVPEASRAVYFEAAAVIVVLILLGRFLEARARGRAGAAIARLVGMQPRQARLEDGTEVPVAALVPGMRVLVRPGERVAVDGVVVSGASAVDEAMLTGEPVPVAKGTGDAVTGGTVNGTGALVVEVRAVGAATVLSRIVAMVEEAQGTKLPVQAVVDRVTLWFVPVVMGIAVLAFAGWMIAGQGVAAALVAGVSVLIIACPCAMGLATPVSILVGTGRGAELGVLFRRGEALQRLASVRVVAFDKTGTLTAGRPVVSDILGADLLAEAAAVEAGSEHPLAGAVLAEAAARGLAVPVAEGFEAVPGYGARAQVGGRMVAVGSQRMFADVPGDLAVDAARLAAEGKGILFVGEGQAARSLIAVADPVKPGSVAALRALREMGLRVAMVTGDNTVTAGAIAAALGVDDVQAGILPAGKGDAVRAMGDGVAFVGDGINDAPALAAAEVGLAMGTGTDVAIEAGDVVLMAGDPLAVVDAIRISRATMRNIRQNLTWAFGYNAALIPVAAGLLVPFGGPQLSPMLAAGAMALSSVFVLGNALRLRSVRGVRG; encoded by the coding sequence ATGACCGATGCCGCGCTTTCCCTTTCCGCTGCCCCGAACCCTGCCGCCCCCGTTGCGGATCGCAGCCTGCGCCTGCGGCTGGAGGGGATGACCTGCGCCTCATGCGTTTTGCGCGCCGAGCGGGTGCTGATGGCGCAGCCGGGGGTGGCGCGGGCCACGGTGAACCTTTCGACCGAGACGGCGGATATCGCCTATGCGGCCCCGGCGAAACCGGCCGATCTGGCGGCGGCCTTGGCCAAGGCGGGCTATCCGGCGCGTGAAGTCACGGTGGTTCTGGGGGTGGAGGGGATGACCTGCGCCGCCTGCACGGGCCGGGTGGAGCGGGTATTGCGCGCGCAACCCGGTGTGAAAGAGGCGGTGGCCAATCTGGCGCTGCGCCGCGCGACGGTGACGCTGTTCGAAGGCGGCGCGGATGCCGAAGCGCTGGCCGCGGCTGTGACCAAGGCTGGCTATGCGGCATCGCCCATCGAACAGGCCGCGCCACATGATCCGGTGGCCGAACAGCAGCGTTTGGCGCGGGACACGCTGATCGCGGCAGTGCTGACGGCCCCGGTCTTTGTGGTGGAAATGGGGGGGCATCTGGTGCCTGCCTTCCATCATTGGGTGATGGGCCTGATCCCCATGCAGGCGCTGTGGGGGGCGCAGTTCCTGTTGGTGGCGGCGGTTCTGATCGGGCCGGGGCGGCGGTTCTTTGCAAAGGGCATTCCCGCGCTTTTGCGGGGCAGCCCCGACATGAACGCGCTGGTGGCGGTGGGGACCGGCGCGGCCTTTGCCTATTCGACGGTCGTGACCTTTGCGCCTGCTTTGGTGCCAGAGGCGTCGCGCGCGGTCTATTTCGAGGCGGCGGCGGTGATCGTGGTGTTGATCCTGCTGGGCCGGTTCCTTGAGGCGCGGGCGCGTGGGCGGGCGGGGGCGGCCATCGCGCGGTTGGTGGGGATGCAGCCGCGTCAGGCGCGGCTGGAGGACGGGACCGAGGTTCCGGTCGCCGCCCTTGTGCCGGGGATGCGGGTTCTGGTGCGACCCGGCGAGCGGGTGGCGGTGGATGGCGTGGTGGTTTCAGGCGCTTCGGCGGTGGATGAGGCAATGTTGACCGGAGAGCCGGTGCCGGTGGCCAAAGGGACGGGCGATGCGGTGACCGGGGGCACAGTGAACGGGACCGGGGCCTTGGTCGTGGAGGTGCGGGCCGTGGGGGCGGCGACCGTGCTGTCGCGGATCGTCGCCATGGTGGAAGAGGCGCAGGGCACCAAGCTGCCGGTGCAGGCGGTGGTGGACCGGGTGACGCTGTGGTTCGTGCCGGTGGTGATGGGGATTGCGGTTCTGGCCTTTGCAGGCTGGATGATCGCGGGGCAGGGGGTGGCAGCGGCGCTGGTGGCGGGGGTGTCGGTCCTGATCATCGCCTGCCCCTGCGCGATGGGGTTGGCGACGCCGGTCTCTATTCTTGTGGGCACCGGGCGCGGTGCGGAACTGGGCGTGCTGTTTCGTCGGGGCGAGGCGCTGCAACGTCTGGCATCGGTGCGCGTGGTGGCCTTCGACAAGACGGGGACCTTGACCGCCGGGCGGCCTGTGGTCAGCGATATCCTCGGCGCGGACCTATTGGCCGAGGCGGCGGCGGTGGAGGCGGGGTCGGAGCATCCCTTGGCGGGGGCCGTGCTGGCCGAGGCAGCGGCGCGAGGGCTGGCGGTTCCGGTGGCCGAGGGGTTTGAGGCGGTGCCGGGCTATGGCGCAAGGGCGCAGGTCGGCGGGCGCATGGTGGCGGTCGGGTCGCAGCGGATGTTTGCCGATGTGCCGGGCGATCTTGCGGTGGATGCGGCGCGGCTGGCGGCTGAGGGGAAGGGTATCCTCTTCGTGGGCGAGGGGCAGGCGGCGCGCAGTCTGATCGCGGTGGCCGATCCGGTGAAGCCCGGATCGGTGGCGGCCCTGCGGGCCTTGCGCGAGATGGGCCTGCGCGTTGCCATGGTGACGGGCGACAATACGGTGACGGCGGGGGCCATCGCGGCGGCGCTTGGGGTGGATGATGTGCAGGCCGGCATCCTGCCTGCAGGCAAGGGCGATGCCGTGCGCGCCATGGGCGACGGCGTGGCCTTTGTGGGCGACGGGATCAATGACGCGCCCGCGCTGGCGGCGGCTGAGGTAGGGCTCGCGATGGGAACCGGCACGGATGTGGCGATCGAGGCGGGGGATGTGGTGCTGATGGCGGGCGATCCGCTGGCGGTGGTGGATGCGATCCGCATAAGCCGCGCCACGATGCGCAACATCCGGCAGAACCTGACTTGGGCCTTTGGCTATAATGCGGCGTTGATCCCGGTGGCGGCAGGGCTTCTGGTGCCCTTCGGCGGGCCACAGCTTTCGCCGATGCTGGCAGCGGGGGCGATGGCGCTGTCTTCGGTCTTTGTTTTGGGCAATGCCTTGCGCTTGCGTTCTGTGCGGGGGGTACGGGGATGA
- a CDS encoding heavy-metal-associated domain-containing protein, which translates to MTTLSIPDMTCGHCKASVESALAALGDAGTVSVDLAAKTATATGPATSARLLKALDEVGFPATVIG; encoded by the coding sequence ATGACCACGCTTTCGATCCCCGACATGACCTGCGGCCATTGCAAGGCCTCGGTCGAATCGGCCCTTGCCGCCTTGGGCGATGCAGGCACGGTCAGCGTGGACCTTGCCGCCAAGACAGCCACCGCCACCGGCCCCGCCACGTCCGCGCGCCTGCTAAAGGCGCTGGATGAGGTGGGATTTCCCGCAACCGTGATCGGTTAG
- a CDS encoding TfoX/Sxy family protein, with product MPTPVSSIRNLGPATEAAFAKAGIHSAEEVQALGPDEAYRRLIQSGTAPHFIGYYVLVMGLQGRPWNDCQGDEKKALRARFDAIKASTTQKGRSELEAALDMLGVIERR from the coding sequence ATGCCCACACCCGTCTCCTCCATCCGCAATCTCGGCCCCGCGACCGAGGCCGCCTTCGCCAAGGCAGGCATCCATTCCGCAGAAGAGGTGCAGGCCCTTGGCCCTGATGAGGCCTATCGCCGCCTGATCCAATCCGGCACCGCGCCGCATTTCATCGGCTATTACGTCCTCGTCATGGGCCTGCAAGGCCGCCCATGGAACGATTGTCAGGGGGATGAGAAAAAGGCCCTCCGCGCCCGCTTCGACGCGATCAAGGCCAGCACAACGCAAAAGGGCCGCTCCGAATTGGAAGCGGCCCTCGATATGCTTGGCGTCATCGAACGCCGCTGA
- the ndk gene encoding nucleoside-diphosphate kinase produces the protein MAIERTLSIIKPDATKRNLTGKIVAKFEEAGLRVVASKRIHLTPAQAGAFYAEHKERGFYGELCAFMASEPVVVQVLEGEGAIAKNREVMGATDPAAAADGTIRKEFALSKGENSVHGSDSEASAAREIAFFFSGLELVG, from the coding sequence ATGGCCATCGAACGCACCCTGTCGATCATCAAGCCCGATGCGACGAAGCGCAACCTGACCGGCAAGATCGTTGCCAAATTCGAAGAGGCGGGGCTGCGCGTCGTCGCCTCGAAGCGCATCCACCTGACGCCCGCGCAAGCCGGTGCCTTCTATGCCGAGCATAAGGAGCGCGGGTTCTATGGCGAACTGTGCGCCTTCATGGCGTCGGAGCCGGTGGTGGTGCAGGTTCTGGAAGGCGAAGGTGCCATTGCGAAGAACCGCGAAGTGATGGGCGCGACCGATCCGGCCGCTGCTGCTGATGGCACGATCCGCAAGGAGTTTGCGCTGTCGAAGGGCGAAAACTCGGTCCACGGGTCGGACAGCGAGGCCTCGGCCGCGCGCGAGATCGCCTTCTTCTTCTCGGGCCTCGAACTGGTCGGCTGA
- a CDS encoding ABC-F family ATP-binding cassette domain-containing protein, translating to MLKIEDITYSVEGRPLFEGASATIPTGHKVGLVGRNGAGKTTLFRLIRGELALEGGTISLPSRARIGGVAQEVPSSETSLLDTVLQADEERTALLAESTTATDPTRIADIQSRLTDIDAWSAEGRASSILKGLGFDTAQQAMPCSAFSGGWRMRVALAGVLFSQPDLLLLDEPTNYLDLEGALWLESYLQKYPHTVLIISHDRGLLNRAVGGILHLDNRKLTYWSGPYDQFARQMAERRAVQAAEAKKQEARRAHLQSFVDRFKAKASKATQAQSRVKMLEKMTPITAPEEAKRVAFTFPAPEELAPPIINLDGAAVGYGGPPILRKLSLRIDQDDRIALLGRNGEGKSTLSKLLAGKLTAQEGRIQRSSKLRIGYFAQHQVDELHIDETPLQHVQRLRPEEGQAKNRARLAGFGLMAEQAETVVGRLSGGQKARLSLLLATIDAPHLLILDEPTNHLDIESREALVEALTEYSGAVILVSHDMHLLSLVADRLWLVKGGAVTPFTEDLEAYRKLLLSGEEEVKNSPKPIEKPKKASRDEILALRAEVRKCEDRIAKLEEMHQKLSAKLADPALYDDAKIHELESWNRKFAECEEAMARAESLWIDAQERLDMAEAG from the coding sequence ATGCTGAAGATCGAAGACATCACCTATTCCGTTGAAGGCCGCCCCCTTTTCGAAGGCGCCTCCGCCACCATTCCCACCGGCCACAAGGTCGGCCTCGTGGGCCGCAACGGCGCCGGAAAAACCACGCTTTTCAGACTGATACGCGGCGAACTTGCGCTTGAGGGCGGAACCATCTCGCTGCCCTCCCGCGCCCGCATCGGGGGCGTGGCGCAAGAGGTGCCGTCGTCGGAAACCTCGCTCCTCGACACCGTCCTTCAGGCTGATGAGGAACGCACCGCCCTTCTGGCCGAATCCACCACCGCCACCGACCCCACCCGCATCGCCGATATCCAATCCCGCCTGACAGACATCGACGCCTGGTCGGCCGAAGGCCGCGCCTCCAGCATTCTCAAGGGCTTAGGCTTCGACACCGCCCAGCAGGCCATGCCTTGCTCTGCCTTTTCCGGCGGCTGGCGGATGCGCGTGGCGCTGGCGGGCGTCCTCTTTTCGCAGCCCGATCTGCTGCTTCTGGACGAACCGACCAACTACCTTGATCTGGAAGGCGCGCTCTGGCTGGAAAGCTATCTGCAAAAATACCCCCATACCGTCCTGATCATCAGCCATGACCGCGGCCTTCTGAACCGCGCGGTGGGTGGCATCCTGCATCTGGACAACCGGAAACTTACTTATTGGTCAGGCCCTTACGACCAATTCGCCCGCCAGATGGCCGAACGCCGCGCCGTTCAAGCGGCCGAGGCGAAAAAGCAAGAGGCGCGGCGCGCGCATCTGCAATCCTTCGTTGACCGCTTCAAGGCAAAAGCATCCAAGGCCACGCAGGCGCAAAGCCGGGTGAAGATGCTGGAAAAGATGACGCCCATCACCGCCCCGGAAGAGGCAAAGCGCGTGGCCTTCACCTTCCCCGCGCCCGAAGAGCTTGCCCCCCCCATCATAAACCTCGACGGGGCCGCCGTGGGCTATGGCGGCCCGCCCATCCTGCGGAAGCTTTCGCTCCGCATCGATCAGGACGACCGCATCGCCCTTCTGGGCCGCAATGGCGAAGGGAAATCGACGCTTTCGAAACTGCTGGCAGGCAAGCTGACCGCGCAGGAGGGACGCATCCAGCGGTCTTCCAAACTGCGCATCGGCTATTTCGCCCAGCATCAGGTCGATGAACTGCATATCGACGAAACGCCCCTTCAACACGTGCAACGCTTGCGCCCAGAAGAGGGGCAGGCCAAGAACCGCGCGCGTCTGGCGGGATTCGGCCTGATGGCCGAACAGGCCGAAACCGTGGTGGGTCGCCTGTCCGGCGGGCAGAAGGCGCGGCTGTCGCTTCTCCTCGCCACCATCGACGCCCCCCATCTTCTGATCCTCGACGAACCGACCAACCACCTTGATATCGAAAGCCGCGAAGCGCTGGTCGAGGCGCTGACCGAATATTCCGGCGCCGTCATCCTTGTCAGCCATGACATGCATCTTCTGTCGCTGGTGGCAGATCGCCTTTGGCTGGTCAAAGGCGGGGCTGTGACCCCTTTCACCGAAGATCTGGAAGCCTATCGCAAGCTGCTTCTTTCGGGCGAGGAAGAGGTGAAGAACTCCCCAAAACCCATTGAAAAACCAAAGAAAGCCAGCCGAGACGAAATCCTTGCCCTGCGCGCCGAGGTGCGCAAATGCGAAGATCGCATCGCCAAGCTGGAAGAGATGCATCAAAAGCTTTCGGCCAAACTCGCCGACCCTGCCCTTTACGATGATGCGAAGATTCACGAACTGGAAAGCTGGAACCGCAAATTCGCCGAATGCGAAGAGGCGATGGCACGGGCCGAGTCGCTCTGGATCGACGCGCAGGAACGGCTCGACATGGCCGAGGCGGGTTGA
- a CDS encoding L,D-transpeptidase, which yields MLTRRHFILTSAALFSPAITAPFASPASAQSAQWAAWDAEVTPPNYDPATSNPWGLHPRLLPTRVEAKDGLRPGDIHVDAIARYLYHIQPDGTAMRYGVAIGRGGLYEPGLFTIQRKAKWPRWTPTANMIAREPEIYAQYADGMPPGPGNALGARALYLYKGGRDTMLRIHGTPLPRSIGWRASSGCVRMVMAHIIGLYDQVDTGVNAWLYPAEDSITAAT from the coding sequence ATGCTCACCAGACGCCATTTCATCCTGACTTCTGCGGCGCTTTTCTCGCCCGCGATCACCGCACCCTTCGCCAGCCCCGCCAGCGCCCAATCCGCGCAATGGGCGGCATGGGATGCCGAGGTGACGCCCCCGAATTACGATCCTGCAACGTCAAACCCATGGGGTCTGCATCCCCGCCTTCTGCCCACGCGGGTCGAGGCGAAGGATGGCCTGCGCCCCGGCGATATCCATGTTGATGCCATCGCCCGCTACCTTTACCACATCCAGCCCGACGGCACCGCGATGCGCTATGGCGTGGCCATCGGGCGCGGCGGGCTTTATGAGCCCGGCCTTTTCACCATCCAGCGCAAGGCGAAATGGCCGCGCTGGACGCCCACGGCGAACATGATCGCCCGCGAACCCGAAATTTACGCCCAATATGCCGACGGCATGCCCCCCGGCCCCGGCAATGCGCTGGGGGCGCGGGCGCTGTACCTCTATAAGGGCGGGCGCGACACGATGCTGCGCATCCATGGCACGCCCCTGCCCCGCTCCATCGGCTGGCGCGCCTCATCGGGCTGCGTGCGCATGGTCATGGCCCATATCATCGGACTTTACGATCAGGTCGATACGGGCGTGAACGCTTGGCTTTACCCGGCGGAAGACAGCATCACCGCCGCCACCTGA
- a CDS encoding LacI family DNA-binding transcriptional regulator codes for MAITLKEVAERAGVSRAAVSRSFTEGASVSAKTRAKVMQAATELGYSPNMLARSLTTRRTQLVGLVSNNFHNPAFLQIFDLFTRALQDRGLRPLLVNLSDETDPDRSVQLLRQYSVDGVIVASSHLPDGFATGFRAAGIPVVHAFGRATATPSVDVVAIDNIAAGRMVAETLMSRGYRSLGFLGGPSQASTTEDRLHGFTTAAQAGGAHVTAHFAGAYSFDAGRAAMQSLLPDTRPEAWFCADDVLSIGAMSALRDAGLAIPEDIGLIGLNDMEMSAWANIALTTVHQPFADIVTASVDLIVDRFTQADRAPDLRLFPCHIVERATLRPPR; via the coding sequence ATGGCCATCACCTTGAAAGAGGTCGCAGAACGCGCGGGCGTCTCGCGCGCGGCCGTGTCGCGCAGCTTCACCGAAGGGGCCTCTGTCTCGGCCAAGACCCGCGCCAAGGTGATGCAGGCCGCCACCGAACTGGGCTATTCCCCCAATATGCTGGCCCGCAGCCTGACGACACGGCGCACGCAATTGGTGGGGCTGGTGTCAAACAACTTCCACAACCCCGCCTTCTTGCAAATCTTCGATCTTTTCACCCGCGCGCTTCAGGATCGCGGCCTGCGCCCGCTGCTCGTGAACCTGTCGGATGAAACCGATCCCGACCGTTCGGTGCAACTCTTGCGACAATATTCCGTGGATGGGGTCATCGTCGCCTCATCCCACCTGCCGGATGGTTTCGCCACGGGCTTTCGGGCTGCGGGCATCCCGGTTGTCCATGCCTTTGGCCGCGCCACAGCGACACCATCCGTCGATGTCGTGGCCATCGACAATATCGCCGCGGGCCGGATGGTGGCCGAAACCCTGATGTCGCGCGGCTATCGCAGCCTTGGCTTTCTGGGCGGGCCTTCGCAAGCCTCGACCACGGAAGACCGCCTTCACGGATTTACAACGGCCGCCCAAGCCGGAGGGGCGCATGTCACCGCCCATTTCGCGGGTGCCTACAGCTTTGACGCAGGCCGCGCGGCGATGCAGTCCCTCCTGCCCGACACAAGGCCCGAGGCGTGGTTCTGCGCTGATGATGTCCTCTCTATCGGGGCGATGTCGGCCCTGCGCGATGCAGGGCTTGCCATCCCCGAAGACATTGGCCTGATCGGCCTGAACGACATGGAAATGTCAGCTTGGGCGAATATCGCCCTGACCACCGTCCATCAACCCTTTGCCGATATCGTGACCGCCTCGGTCGACCTCATCGTCGACCGTTTCACGCAGGCCGACCGCGCGCCCGACCTGCGTCTTTTCCCCTGCCATATCGTGGAACGGGCGACCCTGCGCCCGCCACGTTAG